From the genome of Mycobacterium kansasii ATCC 12478:
GCGCACCCGTAAGGGCGAGTTCGCCGACCTGTTCGACAAGCTGAACGCCCAGGGCTACAGCCGAGTCCGGGTCGACGGTGTCGTGCATTCTTTGACCGATCCGCCGAAGCTGAAGAAGCAGGAAAAGCATGACATCGAGGTCGTGGTGGATCGCCTCACCGTCAAAGCCGCCGCCAAGCAGCGGCTCACCGATTCGGTGGAGACCGCGCTGAACTTGGCTGACGGCATCGTGGTGCTGGAATTCCCCGACCACGAACCGGGCGCGTCGCACCGTGAACAGCGGTTCTCCGAGAAACTGGCCTGCCCCAACGGGCACGCCCTGGCCGTAGACGACCTGGAGCCGCGGTCGTTCTCGTTCAACTCGCCCTACGGGGCCTGCCCCGAATGCAGCGGTCTGGGCATCCGCAAGGAAGTCGACCCGGACCTCGTGGTGCCCGACCCGGAACGCACCCTGGCCGAGGGTGCGGTCGCCCCGTGGTCGACGGGCCACACCGCGGAGTACTTCATCCGGATGATGGCCGGGCTCGGCGAGGCGCTGGGTTTCGACGTCGACACTCCCTGGCGCAAGCTGCCGGCCAAGGCGCGCAAGGCCATTCTGGAAGGCTGCGACGAGCAGGTGCACGTGCGCTACCGCAACCGGTACGGACGCACCCGGTCGTATTACGCCGATTTCGAGGGCGTGCTGGCGTTTTTGCAGCGCAAGATGTCGCAGACCGAGTCCGAGCAGATGAAGGAACGCTACGAGGGCTTCATGCGCGACGTGCCGTGCCCGGTATGCGAAGGCACCCGGCTCAAGCCGGAAATTCTGGCGGTGACACTGGCCGGGCGCGAGCTCGGCCCCAAGTCGATCGCCGAGGTCTGCGAACTGTCGATCGCGGAGTGCGCGGACTTTCTTCAGCGCCTCACCCTGGGTCCGCGCGAGCAGGCGATCGCGGGCCAGGTGCTCAAGGAAATCCAGTCGCGGCTCGGATTTCTGCTCGACGTCGGGCTCGAGTACCTATCGCTGTCGCGCGCGGCGGCGACCCTGTCCGGGGGCGAGGCGCAACGCATCCGGCTGGCCACCCAGATCGGTTCCGGCCTGGTGGGGGTGTTGTATGTGCTCGACGAGCCGTCTATCGGCCTACATCAGCGCGACAACCGTCGTCTCATCGAAACCCTCACCCGCTTGCGGGATCTGGGCAACACTCTGATCGTCGTCGAACATGACCAGGACACCATCGCCCACGCCGACTGGATCGTCGACATCGGGCCGGGCGCCGGCGAGCACGGCGGCCGCATCGTGCACAGCGGACCGTACGACGAACTGCTGGCCGACGAGAACTCGATCACCGGAGCCTATCTGTCGGGGCGGGAAAGCATAGATATTCCCGCGATCCGTCGACCTGCCGACCCGCGGCGTCAGCTCACCGTTGTCGGAGCCCGGGAACACAACCTGCGCGGCATCGACGTGTCATTCCCGCTCGGCGTGCTGACATCGGTGACCGGGGTGTCCGGGTCGGGCAAGTCGACGCTGGTCAACGACATCCTGGCCGCGGTATTGGCCAACCGGCTCAACGGGGCCCGGCAAGTCCCGGGCCGTCATACCCGGGTCACCGGGCTGGACCACCTGGACAAGCTGGTGCGGGTCGACCAGTCGCCGATCGGGCGCACGCCGCGATCCAACCCGGCCACCTACACCGGGGTGTTCGACAAGATCCGCACCCTGTTCGCCGCCACCACCGAGGCCAAGGTCCGCGGCTACCAACCGGGCCGGTTCTCGTTCAACGTCAAGGGCGGTCGCTGCGAAGCCTGTACCGGGGACGGCACCATCAAGATCGAGATGAACTTCCTGCCCGACGTGTACGTGCCCTGCGAGGTGTGCCAGGGCGCCCGCTACAACCGGGAAACCCTCGAAGTGCACTACAAGGGCAAGACCATCTCCGAGGTGCTGGACATGTCGATCGAGGAAGCGGCACAGTTCTTCGAGCCGATCACCGGCATTCACCGCTATCTGCAGACCCTCGTCGACGTCGGCCTGGGCTACGTCAGGCTCGGCCAGCCCGCGCCGACGCTGTCCGGCGGTGAGGCGCAGCGGGTCAAGCTGGCCTCCGAGTTACAGAAACGCTCAACCGGGCGCACCATTTACATCCTCGACGAACCCACCACCGGCCTGCATTTCGAGGACATCCGCAAGCTGCTCAAGGTGATCAACGGTCTGGTCGACAAGGGCAATACGGTCATCGTCATCGAACACAACCTGGACGTGATCAAGACTTCGGACTGGATCGTCGACATGGGACCGGAGGGTGGCGCGGGGGGCGGAACCGTTGTCGCCCAGGGCACTCCGGAGGAGGTCGCCGCTGTGCCGGAAAGTTACACGGGCAAATTCCTGGCCGAAGTCGTCGACACCGGGAAGCCGGCGGGCCCACCCCGGTCGAACCGCCGAGGCAAAGTCAGCGCCTGAGCCGGGTTCGGCCAATCCGTTGCGCCGACACGCCGCCGCAACGCGTAGCAGTGGTTGAAGTTTCGGCGTCAGCCAGCACCGGCGGCGGTGACCAGGCGTTCTCTCCCGCCCACCGTGTCACTCATCGGTGTGCATCGACTCACGGATTCGGGCCAGTCGTTCGGCCGCCGCGCGCTGGCGCTTTTCGTACTGTTCCTCGACGGATCGGCTCTCAGTCGTCTCGGCATCCAGTTCGGCCGCACCCATCGCTGTCGCGTAGCGGGATTCGATCTTCTCCCGGACCGCTTCGAAGGTCGGGACCCCGCCATTGTCATATCCGGGGTCATGTCCGGGGTCGGACGAGTCGGCCTGGGCTGCTGGTTCGTCGGGCATGCCGCCACGGTACTGCGGCACTACGTCACCGGCCCGTCACCGCGGCGCCGATGATCGAGGTAGCGGACCATCTGTGCCCAGTACACCATGGTCAGCGCCATTTGCAGCGCGGTCGCGACAACCGCCGGCTTGAGTCGGCGGCGGCGGGCCGCGATCACCGCGCTCAGCGAAACGGCCGATGTCAGCGCGCTGACCAGCATCGCCGCGTCGGCCGGACGCTCGGCGATCCACAATTCCTCGCCCACCATCGCCCGCGTCGCCCATGCTCGATGGTGTTTCGGCTTGCCGAAGACAAACGGATTGACCGCCAGCCACAATGCGATCACCGCGGCGTGGATCCGGTGCCGGGTCCATATCGGCACCAGCGCCAGCGGTGTGCTTGCCCAGCGCGTCCAGGCGCTCCAGGGATTGCAGTGCCGGGCGAATACCGCCCGGCGAACCCGCGCGACAGGCCGCACCGGCAACTACCGTCCGGCGGTGACGACCTGCGCCGCCGCACCGCCGGCACCCGGTAACGAAATCCGGGGTGCCTGCGGAGTGTCCAGTTGCCCGGCCAGCCAGGGCAGGGCCCGCACGAACGCCTGGTCGGCAAAGGGCCAATCGTGCTTGCCCGGTTGGGGGACCACCGCGCAGTCGATGCCGTTGGTCCGGCCCAGCGCGCACAGCGCATTGGCGGCCGCCGTCTGGTTGCCCGGATTTGCGGCGGCATCGCGCCCGGCCACCCGCATGGCGGCGGTGTCGACGATCGGGGTATCCCGACGCCCCGCCGGTTGACCAGGGACAGAGATGGCGAACCAACCCGAAACCCCGGTATACGGCCCGTGCCGGGTGATCACCGTCGTCGGATCGAATGCGGCCCAGGCGTCGGCGTTGCCGCCGAACAGCCTGGCGATGGTTTCCGCCTTGTTTCCCGCGTTCGGGTAGAAATCTCCGGCGACATCGACGAATGCGCTGAACAGGTCGGGGTGCATGACCGTCAAATCCACGGCGCAAGTCCCGCCCATCGACCAGCCGACAATGCCCCAGTTGCGCTGCTGCGAGCTGACGCCGAATTTCGAGACCATATATGGCACAACGTCTTTGGTCAGATGATCGGCCGCGTTGCCGCGTCGTCCATTGACGCATTCGGTGTCGTTGTTGAAGGCTCCGCCGGAGTCGACGAAGACCAGCACCGGCGCATTGCCATCGTGGGCGGTGGCAAATTCGTCGACCGTCTGTATGGCGTTGCCGGCTCGCGCCCAGTCGGCCGGGGTGTTGAACTGCCCGCCGATCATCATCACGACAGGCAATCGCGGGGGCGGATCACTCGCGAACCAGGCGGGCGGCAGGTACACCAGTTCCCCGCGATGTTTGAAATGCGATGCCGTGGACGGGATGGAGACCGGCACCACGCTGCCGCGCGGCGGCCGTGTTCCCTTGCCGGCCATCGCGGCAACGCTGGCCGGATCCGCCTGATCGGGCAGCGGACCGGAGGTGAGCTGGTTCCAAGCGGCCTGAACGGTCGGAAAATAGCCGACCCACAGGTTGAGCGCCAACGCCGCGCTGAGCACACATAGCGGCACCGCCATCAGCGATGCGCCGCGACCCCACCAGCGCGCGCTGCGCCAGTCCAGGACCAGTACCGTCGCGGCCACGCCCGTCAAACCGGCCCAGATCCAGAGCGCGGCCGGGGCGGGATCATTGGCGAGTCCGCCGAGATACCACCCGGTCCCGCAGGCCGTGGCACCTCCGACGGCCACCGCGGCCGGTAACCGGCGCCAGCGGCGAAAGCGCGACCCGATCGCCAGCACCAGTACCGTCGCGGTCGCCAGCTGGACCGTGATCGGCAGCCAGCCGTACATCAGCGAGGTATGGGCGCTGGCCAGCGGCTGCGCAAGATACACCGTCGACGCTGTCACAAGAACCATTGTGATCGCTTGTTAACCGTCCAGGAACGCGTTCATTGAATGTTTGCTGTGTATTCGCTGGTAGCTGTCGGACCGGGTTAATGCGGCTTCGCCAATGGAAATGGGAGTGTCTCGCGAATACTGCGTCCGGTGATCAGCATGACCACCCGGTCGACGCCCATGCCGAGGCCCCCGGTGGGCGGCATCGCATACTCCAAGGCCTGCAGAAAGTCCTCATCGAGCTGCATCGCCTCGGGATCTCCACCGGCCGCCAGCAGGGATTGTTCGTGCAGACGACGTCGTTGTTCCACCGGGTCGGTGAGTTCGCTGTAGGCGGTACCGAGCTCGATGCCCCAGGCCACCAGGTCCCAGCGTTCGGCGACTCCGAGCTTGCTGCGATGCGGCCGTGTCAGCGGCGACACCGAGGTGGGGAAGTCGATGTAAAACGTCGGCCGCTCGGTGCGGCTTTCCACCAGGTGCTCGTACAGCTCGAGGACCACGGCGCCGGCATCCCACTGCGCCCGATAGGGGATGTGGGCCGCGTCGGACAACCTGCGCAGCGTCGCCAAGTTGGTGTCGACGTGAATGTGCTCACCGAGGGCTTCGGAAACCGCGTCGTACACCGTCTTGACCGGCCAGACTCCGGAGATGTCGACGGGCTGCAGGCCGTCGCTGGTGGGCCGCATCGCGATCGGTGCGCCGTTGGCGGCCTGGGCGGCGTTTTGGATGAGCTCGCGACAGCTGTCCAGCCACACCAGGTAGTCGGCATGTGCTTGATAGGCCTCGAGCAAAGTGAACTCAGGATTGTGACTGAAGTCGACGCCCTCGTTCCGAAAGGCCCGGCCCAGTTCGAATACGCGTTCCACGCCGCCGACGCACAGCCGCTTGAGGTACAGCTCCGGCGCGATGCGCAGGAACAGGTCCATCGAATAGCTGTTGATGTGCGTGACGAATGGTCTGGCGGCGGCTCCGCCGTGCACCTGCTGCAAGATAGGAGTCTCGACTTCGATGAAACCCTTGGCGAACAGTGTTTCCCGGACCGAGCGCAGTACCGTGCTGCGTGCGGTGAGCAGGTCACGGGATTCGGCGTTGACCGCCAGATCGACATAGCGGGTCCGCACTCGGGCCTCGGGATCGGTCAACCCCTTCCACTTGTTCGGCAAGGGCCGCAGGCATTTTCCGATCAGCCGCCAGCTGGACACGATCAGTGACCTGGTTCCCCGTTTGCTCGAGCCCATGTGCCCGGTCATCTCCACCAGGTCACCGAGGTCGATGGTGGCGTTGAAATCCGCAGCGCGGCCCTGCTGCAGGCATGAATTGTCAAGCAGCAGTTGCATTTCACCGGTCCAGTCGCGCAGGTGCGCGAACAACACGCCGCCGTAATGGCGTACCCGCAATATGCGTCCGGACACCGAAAGCGTGGCCTTGTCGTCCGCGCCCATCGCCTGTGCGACTGTGTGACTGGGCGAACGGCCTACCGGATAGGCGTCGATACCGTTGCGCCGCAAGGTTTTCAACTTGTTCAGTCGAACACGCACCTGCTCGGGCAGGCGACGCCCAACTTCGTCGTCGGCGAGGTCCACCTGCTGCAGCTCGGTGATGTCCGGTGCCGAGCCGTCGTGATGCAACAGCCCGGTGGCTGCCAGCGGTTCGGGCACCGCAGGGTGGTGCCCGGTGTGCGCTTTGTTGCGCCTACTGAACGGCAAGACCAGGAAGCCCTCGGCGATCACCGAGGCGACGCCCACCTTGGGTATCAGTCGTGCGTCCTCGTAACAGGCGTAGCGGGGCACCCATTCGGGTTGGTACTTCTGGTTGGACCGGTAGAGCGTTTCGATCTGCCACCAGCGGGAAAAGAAAATCAGCAGCCATCGCCACAGCCGGGCAACCGGGCCGGCGCCGAGCTGCGCGCCCTGCTCGAAGGCGGACCGAAACATCGCAAAGTTCAGCGAGATACGGCTGAGGCCAAGACTTTCGGCGTGCAGCGCAAGCTCGCTGACCATGAGTTCGATGGTGCCGTTAGGCGATTCCGGAGAGCGGCGCATCAAGTCCAGGGAGACGCCGGTGGTGCCCCACGGCACCAGCGACAGCATCGCCACCACCCGGTTGTCCGGGTCTAGCGCCTCGACCAGCAGGCAGTCGGAGTCCGCCGGGTCGCCGAGCCGGCCCAGCGCCATCGAGAAGCCACGTTCGGTTTCGGTGTCGCGCCAGGCATCGGCGCGCGCGATGGTTTGTTCCATTTCCGCCGCGGAAATGTCGCGATGTCGACGGATACGCACCGTCAACCCGGCCCTGCGCGCCCGGGTCACGGCTTGGCGTACGCCGCGCATCTCCGGGCCGGACAACTTGAAATCCGTTGGCCGCAGAATCGCCTCGTCACCCAGCTCCAGCGCGTTCAGGCCCGCTTCGCGATAGGTCTGAGCGCCTTGGGAGCTGGCACCCATCACACCGGGGGACCAGCCGTAGGTCTGGCACAGCCGTAACCATGCGTCGACGGCTTGCGGCCAAGCCCGGGGGTCGCCCACCGGGTCACCGCTGGCCAGACAGACTCCGATCTCGACGCGGTACGTGACGGCGGCGCGGCCACTGGGTGCGAATACCACCGACTTGTCGCGACGAGTGGCGAAGTAGCCCAGTGAGTCGCTGTTGCCGTACAACTCCAGCAGTCCGCGGATGGCCGACTCGTCTTCGCCGGTCAGGGCGTTGTCGGCGCGTTGCGACTGGAACAGCACGATGGTGGCCGCGATCAAGGCGAAGGCGCCGAACAGGCCGAAGATGGCGTTGAGGAAGACGTGCGGCCGACCGGTGAACAGGTCGGGATCGGCGAGCGCGAATCCGACCACCCGGTTGGCCACATAGGGTAGCCGGTCGGGCGCCGCAAGCGATCCGGGGAACAGTTCCACCAAGCCCCAGGAAATCAGGATTCCGATAGCTCCACCGGCTAACAGCACGGCGGCCGCTTTGAACAATGCGGCCCTGCGGACCTTGGCCCAGAACTCGCGATAACCCAGCACCAGCACGACAATCGCGACCACGTGCACCGCGAAACCGAGGTTCTCACCGAAGTTTTCGGCTGCGGTGTTGCCACCGGCGGCGATATCGGCGGCGTTCAAGAAGGCGGCCAGCACCATGTTTCCCAGCAACAGCAACCAGGCAATTCGCTTGCGTGCGGTCAGCGCCGCGGCCAGCAACGCCAGCACGAACGACCACGCGAAGCTGGTGTCGGGGAAGTTGAACAGATAGCTGTTGATGAACTCCCGAGGAACCTTGATGATCCAGCGAATCAGCGGCGACATGCTCGCCAGCAGCGACAGCGTCGCGATGACTCCGACGGTCCAGCCTGCTGCCGCGGGAACCCAGTGATACCGGGAGACGGGCCTGCTCTCCGTCGAGCGAGGCTTTGCGATGGTCACAAACCGCGAGGATATTCCCTCAAACCGGGAAAATCCTGGCGACCGGGTGGCTGGATTGCGCCTGCTCAGCGCGCTTAGGCTGGCGCGCTGGCCGGCTCGCTACCCGGGGGACGGGTCTTGGCTGTTAGACTGGCTGCTGCGACCATCCCGGCGAAGGCCAGGAACAGTTAAGTGGAGTCCCACTCCCACCGCCAGCCACGAAAAGGTCCAACGCTTTTTCAAGGTTGCGCGGTCCGGTCACAGGCATTGTTTGCGATGCCTGTTCTGCGCGTGGCGCAGGCGGCTGGAGTTGTCTCGAGCCGCGATCGGTCGGCATTGGGCCCTGCTTAGGCAGGGCTTTTTTGCTGATGGCTGGTGTATCCCACTGCTGATTCCGGCCCGTCCGGGCCCTGGCTGCAGCGGAAGAAAGCCAACAAGGGAGGCCACATCAGCACTGAGACCCGCGTCAACGAGCGCATTCGCGTACCTGAAGTTCGTTTGATCGGCCCAGGGGGGGAACAGGTAGGCATCGTGCGTATCGAAGACGCACTCCGCGTTGCCGCGGACGCCGATCTCGACCTTGTCGAAGTTGCCCCGAATGCCAGACCGCCGGTCTGCAAGATCATGGACTACGGCAAGTACAAGTACGAGGCGGCGCAGAAGGCGCGCGAATCCCGCCGGAACCAACAGCAGACCGTCGTCAAAGAACAGAAGCTGCGGCCCAAGATCGACGATCACGATTACGAAACCAAGAAAGGCCACGTGGTGCGTTTTTTGGAGGCCGGATCGAAGGTCAAGGTCACCATCATGTTTCGCGGACGCGAGCAGTCGCGGCCGGAATTGGGCTATCGGTTGCTGCAGCGCCTGGGCGCCGAC
Proteins encoded in this window:
- a CDS encoding alpha/beta hydrolase, with the translated sequence MVLVTASTVYLAQPLASAHTSLMYGWLPITVQLATATVLVLAIGSRFRRWRRLPAAVAVGGATACGTGWYLGGLANDPAPAALWIWAGLTGVAATVLVLDWRSARWWGRGASLMAVPLCVLSAALALNLWVGYFPTVQAAWNQLTSGPLPDQADPASVAAMAGKGTRPPRGSVVPVSIPSTASHFKHRGELVYLPPAWFASDPPPRLPVVMMIGGQFNTPADWARAGNAIQTVDEFATAHDGNAPVLVFVDSGGAFNNDTECVNGRRGNAADHLTKDVVPYMVSKFGVSSQQRNWGIVGWSMGGTCAVDLTVMHPDLFSAFVDVAGDFYPNAGNKAETIARLFGGNADAWAAFDPTTVITRHGPYTGVSGWFAISVPGQPAGRRDTPIVDTAAMRVAGRDAAANPGNQTAAANALCALGRTNGIDCAVVPQPGKHDWPFADQAFVRALPWLAGQLDTPQAPRISLPGAGGAAAQVVTAGR
- the infC gene encoding translation initiation factor IF-3, whose product is MSTETRVNERIRVPEVRLIGPGGEQVGIVRIEDALRVAADADLDLVEVAPNARPPVCKIMDYGKYKYEAAQKARESRRNQQQTVVKEQKLRPKIDDHDYETKKGHVVRFLEAGSKVKVTIMFRGREQSRPELGYRLLQRLGADVAEYGFVETAPKQDGRNMTMVLAPHRGAKTRARARHGEGPAGGDIKPSSN
- the uvrA gene encoding excinuclease ABC subunit UvrA, with the protein product MAERLIVKGAREHNLRSVDLDLPRDAMIVFTGLSGSGKSSLAFDTIFAEGQRRYVESLSAYARQFLGQMDKPDVDFIEGLSPAVSIDQKSTNRNPRSTVGTITEVYDYLRLLYARAGTPHCPVCGERIARQTPQQIVDQVLAMAEGTRFLVLAPVVRTRKGEFADLFDKLNAQGYSRVRVDGVVHSLTDPPKLKKQEKHDIEVVVDRLTVKAAAKQRLTDSVETALNLADGIVVLEFPDHEPGASHREQRFSEKLACPNGHALAVDDLEPRSFSFNSPYGACPECSGLGIRKEVDPDLVVPDPERTLAEGAVAPWSTGHTAEYFIRMMAGLGEALGFDVDTPWRKLPAKARKAILEGCDEQVHVRYRNRYGRTRSYYADFEGVLAFLQRKMSQTESEQMKERYEGFMRDVPCPVCEGTRLKPEILAVTLAGRELGPKSIAEVCELSIAECADFLQRLTLGPREQAIAGQVLKEIQSRLGFLLDVGLEYLSLSRAAATLSGGEAQRIRLATQIGSGLVGVLYVLDEPSIGLHQRDNRRLIETLTRLRDLGNTLIVVEHDQDTIAHADWIVDIGPGAGEHGGRIVHSGPYDELLADENSITGAYLSGRESIDIPAIRRPADPRRQLTVVGAREHNLRGIDVSFPLGVLTSVTGVSGSGKSTLVNDILAAVLANRLNGARQVPGRHTRVTGLDHLDKLVRVDQSPIGRTPRSNPATYTGVFDKIRTLFAATTEAKVRGYQPGRFSFNVKGGRCEACTGDGTIKIEMNFLPDVYVPCEVCQGARYNRETLEVHYKGKTISEVLDMSIEEAAQFFEPITGIHRYLQTLVDVGLGYVRLGQPAPTLSGGEAQRVKLASELQKRSTGRTIYILDEPTTGLHFEDIRKLLKVINGLVDKGNTVIVIEHNLDVIKTSDWIVDMGPEGGAGGGTVVAQGTPEEVAAVPESYTGKFLAEVVDTGKPAGPPRSNRRGKVSA
- a CDS encoding DUF6653 family protein, yielding MRPVARVRRAVFARHCNPWSAWTRWASTPLALVPIWTRHRIHAAVIALWLAVNPFVFGKPKHHRAWATRAMVGEELWIAERPADAAMLVSALTSAVSLSAVIAARRRRLKPAVVATALQMALTMVYWAQMVRYLDHRRRGDGPVT
- the lysX gene encoding bifunctional lysylphosphatidylglycerol synthetase/lysine--tRNA ligase LysX, which produces MTIAKPRSTESRPVSRYHWVPAAAGWTVGVIATLSLLASMSPLIRWIIKVPREFINSYLFNFPDTSFAWSFVLALLAAALTARKRIAWLLLLGNMVLAAFLNAADIAAGGNTAAENFGENLGFAVHVVAIVVLVLGYREFWAKVRRAALFKAAAVLLAGGAIGILISWGLVELFPGSLAAPDRLPYVANRVVGFALADPDLFTGRPHVFLNAIFGLFGAFALIAATIVLFQSQRADNALTGEDESAIRGLLELYGNSDSLGYFATRRDKSVVFAPSGRAAVTYRVEIGVCLASGDPVGDPRAWPQAVDAWLRLCQTYGWSPGVMGASSQGAQTYREAGLNALELGDEAILRPTDFKLSGPEMRGVRQAVTRARRAGLTVRIRRHRDISAAEMEQTIARADAWRDTETERGFSMALGRLGDPADSDCLLVEALDPDNRVVAMLSLVPWGTTGVSLDLMRRSPESPNGTIELMVSELALHAESLGLSRISLNFAMFRSAFEQGAQLGAGPVARLWRWLLIFFSRWWQIETLYRSNQKYQPEWVPRYACYEDARLIPKVGVASVIAEGFLVLPFSRRNKAHTGHHPAVPEPLAATGLLHHDGSAPDITELQQVDLADDEVGRRLPEQVRVRLNKLKTLRRNGIDAYPVGRSPSHTVAQAMGADDKATLSVSGRILRVRHYGGVLFAHLRDWTGEMQLLLDNSCLQQGRAADFNATIDLGDLVEMTGHMGSSKRGTRSLIVSSWRLIGKCLRPLPNKWKGLTDPEARVRTRYVDLAVNAESRDLLTARSTVLRSVRETLFAKGFIEVETPILQQVHGGAAARPFVTHINSYSMDLFLRIAPELYLKRLCVGGVERVFELGRAFRNEGVDFSHNPEFTLLEAYQAHADYLVWLDSCRELIQNAAQAANGAPIAMRPTSDGLQPVDISGVWPVKTVYDAVSEALGEHIHVDTNLATLRRLSDAAHIPYRAQWDAGAVVLELYEHLVESRTERPTFYIDFPTSVSPLTRPHRSKLGVAERWDLVAWGIELGTAYSELTDPVEQRRRLHEQSLLAAGGDPEAMQLDEDFLQALEYAMPPTGGLGMGVDRVVMLITGRSIRETLPFPLAKPH